In Candidatus Nealsonbacteria bacterium DGGOD1a, one DNA window encodes the following:
- the secY gene encoding preprotein translocase subunit SecY yields MKNFGVKIFEENFNDIFSLILIFDFCILNFEMWYQTVIQAFKIKDLRNKIIFVLGAFALFRMMCNIPIPGIDVNQLKIFFGQFQMFQLLGAFTGGSMDRLSIAMLGLGPYITAIIILQLLTMIFPTLEKMYKEEGEAGRTKFNQYARVATVPLALLQGYAMMILLQRQNVVEFSSPLVMVAALLTITAGSMLLMWMGELITEKGIGNGVSLLIFAGIVADFPKNVQQMASAYDPSMIPGYIAFFVMAIAMVAAVVLVNEARRNIPVSYAKRVRGMKMVGGVSTYLPLNINPAGVIPIIFALSILLFPSMIANFLVSSPGWVGSVAQATVNLFQADSAFYMASYFLLVVLFTYFYTAVTFDPKQISNNLQKMGGFVPGIRPGTPTADFLHYILNRVLLVGAVFLGIIAIMPQVIGSFTGINSFSFLIGGTSLLIAVSVILETVRQIRAQLQMREYETF; encoded by the coding sequence ATGAAAAATTTTGGAGTTAAAATTTTTGAAGAAAATTTCAACGACATATTTTCCTTAATTTTGATCTTTGATTTTTGCATTTTAAATTTTGAGATGTGGTACCAAACTGTAATTCAGGCTTTTAAGATCAAGGACTTGCGCAACAAGATCATTTTTGTGCTGGGAGCTTTCGCGCTGTTCCGGATGATGTGCAATATCCCGATTCCCGGAATCGATGTCAACCAGCTGAAAATATTTTTCGGCCAATTCCAAATGTTCCAGCTTTTAGGCGCGTTTACGGGCGGATCAATGGACCGGCTTTCGATCGCGATGCTCGGGCTCGGGCCTTACATTACGGCAATCATTATTTTGCAGTTGTTGACAATGATTTTCCCGACGCTGGAAAAGATGTATAAAGAAGAAGGCGAAGCGGGCCGGACCAAATTTAACCAATATGCGCGCGTCGCTACGGTTCCTCTGGCATTATTGCAAGGTTACGCGATGATGATATTGCTGCAACGCCAGAATGTGGTGGAGTTTTCCTCGCCCTTGGTAATGGTCGCGGCGCTTCTGACGATCACGGCCGGATCGATGCTTTTGATGTGGATGGGCGAATTGATAACCGAAAAGGGGATCGGCAATGGCGTTTCGCTTTTGATCTTTGCCGGCATCGTGGCCGATTTTCCGAAGAATGTCCAACAAATGGCGTCCGCTTATGATCCGTCGATGATTCCCGGCTACATCGCGTTTTTCGTGATGGCGATCGCGATGGTGGCCGCGGTGGTATTGGTCAATGAAGCGCGGCGCAACATTCCCGTGTCGTACGCCAAACGCGTGCGGGGGATGAAAATGGTGGGCGGGGTATCAACCTATTTGCCGTTGAATATCAATCCGGCGGGCGTGATTCCGATTATCTTCGCGCTTTCGATATTGCTGTTTCCGTCGATGATCGCCAATTTTCTGGTTTCTTCGCCCGGATGGGTGGGCAGTGTCGCGCAGGCGACCGTCAATCTTTTCCAGGCCGACAGCGCGTTCTATATGGCTTCTTATTTCCTGTTGGTGGTGCTCTTCACTTATTTTTATACCGCGGTGACATTCGACCCTAAACAAATATCGAATAATTTGCAAAAGATGGGCGGGTTTGTTCCCGGCATTCGTCCCGGAACCCCGACCGCCGATTTTCTGCATTATATTTTGAATCGGGTGCTTCTTGTGGGCGCGGTGTTCTTGGGAATAATCGCGATTATGCCGCAGGTGATCGGATCGTTTACGGGCATCAATTCATTCAGTTTTTTGATCGGCGGCACATCGCTTTTGATCGCGGTTAGCGTTATTCTGGAAACTGTGCGACAAATCAGGGCCCAGCTTCAAATGCGCGAATATGAAACTTTTTAA
- the galT gene encoding galactose-1-phosphate uridylyltransferase — protein MEQTENNNKCCPSQLRYDEVSRDWVVIAPGRGKRPEAFKRERIHSPITPQDCIFCNLEKQAPPIMALANGKKVDAALLPADWTLAVIPNKFPAFCAVEGAKICKQRVGPLYHSMDAAGFCEVVVTRSHEKHIALMDVAAVEELIAAYRTRYLDLKKRDFVKYISIFHNHGVEAGASQPHPHSQIITSPLIDVDVRNALANSKRYYQRNKKCISCEMTAWERKDKARIVYENKDFIATCPFAPKSAFQVIIAPKKHSPYFEKITPALIKSLADIFSAVMKKIYKGLGDPPYNFYLHTAPSDGGDYSFYHYHWTIMPKTSTMAGFEFGARIEISTITPESAAEYLRAQ, from the coding sequence ATGGAACAAACAGAAAACAACAATAAATGCTGTCCATCGCAGTTGCGTTACGACGAAGTTTCCCGGGACTGGGTGGTGATCGCGCCCGGCCGCGGCAAGCGGCCCGAGGCGTTCAAACGCGAGCGGATACATTCGCCCATAACGCCGCAGGATTGTATTTTTTGCAATTTGGAAAAGCAGGCGCCGCCGATTATGGCGCTGGCCAACGGAAAAAAAGTCGACGCGGCTTTGTTGCCGGCCGATTGGACGCTGGCTGTAATTCCCAATAAATTTCCGGCGTTTTGCGCGGTTGAGGGCGCCAAAATTTGCAAACAGCGCGTGGGGCCGCTTTATCATTCGATGGACGCGGCGGGTTTTTGCGAAGTGGTGGTTACGCGCAGCCACGAAAAACATATCGCGCTAATGGATGTCGCGGCGGTGGAAGAATTGATTGCCGCTTATCGGACGCGCTATTTGGATCTCAAAAAGCGCGACTTCGTGAAATACATTTCAATTTTTCACAATCACGGAGTGGAAGCGGGCGCGTCCCAGCCGCATCCGCATTCACAGATTATTACCAGCCCCTTGATCGATGTCGATGTGCGCAATGCTTTGGCCAATTCAAAAAGATATTATCAAAGGAACAAAAAATGCATCAGTTGCGAAATGACGGCTTGGGAGCGCAAAGACAAAGCGCGCATTGTTTATGAAAACAAAGATTTTATCGCCACTTGCCCGTTCGCGCCCAAATCGGCTTTTCAAGTGATTATCGCGCCCAAAAAACATTCGCCCTATTTTGAAAAGATCACTCCGGCCTTGATAAAAAGTCTGGCCGATATATTTTCCGCGGTGATGAAAAAAATATATAAAGGGTTGGGCGATCCGCCGTATAATTTCTATTTGCACACCGCGCCCAGCGATGGCGGCGATTATTCTTTCTATCATTACCATTGGACTATAATGCCCAAAACCAGCACTATGGCCGGTTTTGAATTCGGAGCCCGTATCGAAATTTCCACCATTACTCCCGAATCCGCCGCCGAGTATTTGCGCGCGCAATAA
- the map gene encoding type I methionyl aminopeptidase, with amino-acid sequence MIYIKTPKDLEIIAQGGKLLASVLARLKDEVKIGIATKEIDNLAEKLIFECGGKPSFSLPENSGGGGFPAATCVSINDEVVHGIPSERIVKDGDLVTVDVGMVYKGFHTDTALSVAVGEAAPETRRMLRITKKALKYAIKKSRAGNTFGDVGNTIERYVESQGFHVISDLCGHGIGKSLHEDPQVMNYGRRHKGPAIKVGMVFCPEPMVTAGNPDIYRDKNGWTYRVKDGGWAAHFEHTIAIFPDGARILTKIDEPESPNEDEFKN; translated from the coding sequence ATGATTTACATTAAAACACCCAAAGATTTGGAAATAATCGCTCAAGGAGGCAAGCTGTTGGCCTCGGTTTTGGCGCGCTTGAAAGATGAAGTGAAAATCGGCATTGCCACCAAAGAGATTGATAATCTGGCGGAGAAATTGATTTTCGAGTGCGGCGGGAAACCATCTTTCAGTTTGCCCGAGAATTCGGGCGGCGGCGGTTTTCCGGCCGCGACCTGCGTCTCCATCAACGACGAGGTGGTGCACGGGATTCCTTCCGAAAGAATTGTTAAAGACGGAGATTTGGTCACGGTCGATGTGGGTATGGTTTATAAAGGATTCCACACCGATACCGCGCTGTCGGTGGCGGTGGGCGAGGCCGCGCCGGAAACACGGCGCATGCTGCGCATTACCAAAAAAGCGCTGAAATACGCCATAAAAAAATCCCGCGCCGGCAATACTTTCGGCGATGTGGGCAACACCATTGAACGCTATGTGGAAAGCCAAGGATTTCATGTGATTTCGGATTTGTGCGGACACGGCATTGGCAAAAGCCTGCACGAGGATCCTCAAGTTATGAATTACGGCCGGCGGCACAAAGGGCCGGCGATTAAAGTCGGTATGGTTTTTTGTCCGGAGCCGATGGTGACCGCCGGGAATCCGGATATTTACCGCGACAAGAACGGCTGGACTTACCGCGTTAAAGACGGCGGCTGGGCGGCGCACTTTGAACACACTATCGCGATTTTTCCCGACGGCGCCCGTATTCTGACAAAAATCGATGAACCCGAATCGCCAAATGAAGACGAATTTAAAAACTAA
- a CDS encoding uL15 family ribosomal protein — translation MQTHQLAAKIAVKSRKRVGRGGKRGTYSGHGGKGQTARSGRNFRPIIRDVLKRYPKLRGYKNHRVGVKAEIVNIKELESKFENGQKVNPRTLVEMNLAPRVSGRYPEIKILGTGEITKNLIVEDCEVSKSAKEKIEKAGGSVKN, via the coding sequence ATGCAGACACATCAATTAGCCGCTAAAATCGCCGTCAAATCCCGGAAGCGCGTCGGCCGCGGAGGCAAGCGCGGCACTTATTCGGGCCACGGCGGCAAGGGCCAGACCGCAAGATCGGGCCGCAATTTTCGTCCCATCATCAGGGATGTTTTGAAGCGTTATCCCAAATTGAGGGGTTATAAAAACCATAGAGTTGGCGTTAAGGCGGAAATTGTGAATATCAAGGAGCTTGAATCAAAATTTGAAAACGGCCAGAAAGTCAATCCCAGAACTTTGGTGGAAATGAATTTGGCGCCCCGGGTTTCGGGTCGATATCCCGAAATAAAGATACTGGGTACGGGAGAAATTACCAAGAATTTGATTGTCGAGGATTGCGAAGTTTCCAAATCGGCGAAGGAGAAGATAGAGAAAGCGGGAGGCAGCGTAAAAAATTAA
- a CDS encoding patatin-like phospholipase family protein, with translation MTNKKIGLALSGGGALGVAHIGAIEEIEKSGIKINFVCGTSAGAIIGLAYAIGGLETLHRFYDDAIGNFGKKNKLLFAKGADGALEYIQLALAELCKGKKFDQLAIPFSCCATNLATGEREVFNSGDPVAAVMASSAYPGVFAAREIGGKFYIDGGATRNLPAGEARAAGAEFVIGSSIYAVDRIDDEKAGKINRIEIAARAMDIIQKELSGFEERQCDFCFKPAVASFKWFDFFIMEKIAAQGRENAAKQIQNLLLAIKK, from the coding sequence ATGACCAATAAAAAAATCGGACTTGCTTTGAGCGGCGGCGGGGCGCTGGGGGTGGCGCATATCGGGGCGATTGAAGAAATCGAAAAATCCGGGATAAAAATCAATTTCGTTTGCGGAACTTCCGCGGGCGCGATTATCGGATTGGCGTACGCGATCGGCGGTTTGGAGACATTGCATAGATTTTACGATGACGCGATCGGTAATTTCGGCAAGAAAAACAAACTGCTGTTTGCCAAAGGCGCGGACGGCGCGTTGGAATACATCCAGCTGGCGCTGGCGGAGTTGTGCAAAGGCAAAAAATTCGACCAATTGGCGATTCCTTTTTCTTGTTGCGCCACCAATCTTGCCACGGGTGAGCGGGAAGTTTTTAATTCCGGCGACCCGGTGGCCGCGGTAATGGCATCGTCGGCTTATCCGGGAGTGTTCGCCGCGCGCGAGATCGGCGGCAAATTTTATATCGATGGCGGCGCGACGCGCAATTTGCCGGCCGGAGAAGCGCGCGCCGCGGGCGCGGAATTCGTGATCGGTTCGTCGATTTACGCGGTTGACCGGATCGACGATGAAAAAGCCGGCAAGATTAACCGCATCGAGATCGCCGCGCGCGCGATGGATATCATCCAGAAAGAATTGAGCGGGTTCGAGGAAAGGCAATGCGATTTTTGCTTCAAACCGGCAGTGGCATCGTTTAAGTGGTTTGATTTTTTCATAATGGAAAAGATCGCGGCCCAAGGCCGGGAAAACGCGGCAAAACAGATTCAAAATCTTTTGCTCGCGATAAAAAAATGA
- a CDS encoding nucleoside monophosphate kinase: MKLFNKEISKSAEGGNASSNNLSGNHIKKVILLFGPPGAGKGTQSELLASKFYFYNLDTSRVLEEKFKNAKSGEAIEIEGKRYPIDVELEKRRKGVLCSVEFTACLMNKRMAEIHSLGKSLILSGSPRSLPEAEIEIPFLEKLYGKENIHIFFLDLPREQTIFRNSNRRICELMRHSILYIPENANLRRCPLDGSRLIHRDLDNVETIKLRLEEYDQTMAPLEDYYRSRNFNLKKINADQYVENVFSDILDALGPCFKVYEI; the protein is encoded by the coding sequence ATGAAACTTTTTAACAAAGAAATTTCCAAGTCCGCCGAAGGCGGCAACGCATCTTCCAACAATCTCTCCGGCAACCATATCAAGAAAGTGATATTGCTTTTCGGCCCTCCGGGCGCGGGCAAAGGCACGCAGTCGGAATTGTTGGCGTCTAAATTCTATTTCTACAATCTGGATACCAGCCGCGTGCTTGAGGAAAAATTCAAGAACGCGAAATCCGGCGAAGCGATTGAAATCGAGGGCAAGAGATATCCTATCGATGTCGAACTTGAGAAGAGGCGCAAAGGCGTGTTGTGCTCGGTGGAATTCACGGCTTGCCTGATGAATAAAAGAATGGCCGAGATACACAGCCTGGGCAAGTCGCTCATATTATCCGGATCTCCCCGGTCATTGCCGGAAGCTGAAATCGAAATTCCTTTTTTGGAAAAACTCTACGGCAAGGAAAACATTCATATCTTCTTTCTTGATCTGCCGCGGGAACAGACGATTTTTCGCAACAGCAACCGCCGAATTTGCGAATTGATGCGCCATTCCATACTTTATATTCCGGAAAATGCCAATTTGAGGCGCTGTCCGCTCGACGGATCGCGGTTGATTCATCGCGATTTGGATAATGTGGAAACCATAAAATTGCGCTTGGAAGAATATGACCAAACTATGGCGCCGCTTGAAGATTATTACCGCAGCCGGAATTTTAATTTGAAAAAGATCAATGCCGACCAATATGTGGAAAATGTTTTTTCCGACATTTTGGACGCGCTGGGGCCGTGTTTTAAAGTTTACGAAATTTAA
- a CDS encoding glycosyltransferase family 2 protein has product MISNNGEINKVNGRSKGNLSGRGGARGRGRAAGGAPRSFRSAANRDVYLSVVVPAYNEEQRLPRTLTAIGDYLKKQPYAYEIIVVNDGSKDGTAAAVEALIGKVGNLKLIDNRANHGKGYVVRQGMLAAKGQVRLFTDSDNSTPIEQVEKLLPYFKEGYDVVIGSRDAKGAKLEPPQPMIRRFLGEGWGLLTNIMVGTWAIKDTQCGFKAMTAMAAREILPKCKIDRFAFDPEILALVRRAKLRIKEVGILWKNDTRSTVKVGSMVKMFQDLMRIRLNLIKGVYGTNRKQQ; this is encoded by the coding sequence ATGATCAGCAACAATGGTGAAATCAATAAGGTGAATGGAAGAAGCAAGGGCAATCTAAGCGGCAGGGGAGGCGCGCGCGGCCGCGGCCGGGCGGCCGGCGGAGCGCCAAGATCGTTTCGATCCGCCGCCAATCGGGATGTCTATCTTTCGGTGGTGGTGCCGGCATACAATGAAGAACAGCGTTTGCCGCGGACTTTGACCGCGATCGGCGATTATTTAAAAAAACAACCGTATGCTTACGAGATTATCGTAGTCAATGACGGGTCAAAAGACGGGACCGCGGCCGCGGTGGAGGCGCTGATCGGCAAGGTGGGCAATTTGAAATTGATTGATAACCGGGCAAACCACGGCAAGGGTTATGTGGTGCGGCAGGGAATGTTGGCGGCCAAGGGCCAGGTCAGATTATTCACCGATTCGGATAATTCCACGCCAATCGAACAGGTGGAAAAACTCCTGCCATATTTCAAAGAAGGTTATGATGTGGTAATCGGTTCGCGCGATGCCAAAGGCGCGAAGCTTGAGCCGCCCCAGCCGATGATCCGGCGGTTTTTGGGGGAGGGTTGGGGATTATTAACCAATATCATGGTTGGCACTTGGGCGATCAAAGATACGCAGTGCGGTTTCAAAGCAATGACCGCCATGGCCGCGCGGGAAATTTTGCCGAAATGCAAAATCGACCGGTTTGCGTTTGATCCGGAAATCCTGGCGCTTGTTCGACGGGCCAAGTTGCGGATCAAGGAAGTCGGCATATTGTGGAAGAATGACACGCGCAGTACCGTCAAAGTCGGCTCGATGGTGAAGATGTTCCAGGATTTGATGCGCATTCGTTTAAATCTTATCAAAGGAGTATATGGAACAAACAGAAAACAACAATAA